From the Candoia aspera isolate rCanAsp1 chromosome 3, rCanAsp1.hap2, whole genome shotgun sequence genome, the window TGCTCAGCAGAACGTAGCAGTATTGGACTTGGATTTAAGGACTCCACAAACAATAGCTTTGGGGGGACAGCAATATCCATGCTGGGATCTTTTGAAGCAGCTCAAAATTTCATGGGTCTGCCCCAACCTGTTATTTTCAGCCTTTAAGTCCTGAATTTTGGACAAGGTGCATGGTAGTTTTTTTTACCAGCCACCTGTTTGCTTGCCTCTCGACCTCATGACATTATATCTAGTTGGAAGAGTTGGAAAAAACATCTTCTTAAGGACATCTATAATGTATTTATTGCTGGAAAAGAGATAACTGGATCTAGAATATCCAAATACTTATAATCTATGACTtcttcctggagaagatgctgaaatGGGTAGAGATCATTTGACCTGAATTTGGCACTGATTCCTTTTGTAGCCCAGCGGGATGATTTTGCTAGGAGAGATGGAGGACTATGATATCCTTATGTCTGAAGTTTTGTCTGAATTAGGTGTGAATGACTTGGCAATGATTCTCTTCAGACTTATATACTGACTCCAGAATCCGTTCAAGCAATCTGTGATAATTAATCACATATATACCTAGGGATAGGAATTCTCATACATTCAGATTTTCAAATGATAATTGAATATATCTCATGAATAGTATGATTAATGATCTTGACCAGTACAAAGGTGGAGCAATTCAAAGTTACATATCTAATTCTGGCTAACATTGCAGCTTTAGTTTTCTATGAGAAAAATCGCCCATGCAACCCAATTAACTGATCATAAAATGTATGGAATTGTTGGTTTTTCAATACCTTTTCAGCCCCTTTCCCATTTTATAAACAGCTTCCATTAACCCTTAAAGTCTATTATGATAGTAAAACTAAATTTCCACTCCTCTGTGCTGTTTGGTGCCTCATTTGTTTAAATTTCCCACTGATGTTGAAATACGGGCCCTGCTTCCCTTGGTTGGTTTTTTCTTGGTTTGCAGAATCAAGGTTAAATATCTAATTGATGTGATGTAGCATGGctatttgtagtttttatcttttttaattatGTCACAGTGTGGTGGGGTTCTATTAGAACTGGAGGTGTATTTTCCTTTGCCAGGGTGGTGAttgacacagaaaaacaaagacagtggaggctttttACTATTTACCATGAAGCAATTTACAGCAGTTATTTACAACAGGTATAAACAACCCAGTCCTGGTATTCACCTGATGTCAGGTTTCCTCCTAAGTCTCCCTCCCAGAGACTCTCCCCCTCTAGCTCTCCTGTTTCCTCCCCCTTTTCTGGGCTGATCaagagagaatgaaaagaaaggaatgggctggATTAACTGTAATGTGCTCAGCATGGCTTGACTTTCTCCTGGAGATGCTCGGCTGAACACCTACTGCTTCTGCATTGGGGAAAGAACCtttctcagggtcttctgcccagtccttccccagagaccagggcttTATTAATTACTAATAAACAcctccttcctgtcttgggtgttGTGTAAAGATACCATCTGCAGCCAGCTGGATCCCTCCTTCCTGTCTCAGGCCTTGGTGAAGATGTCTTCTCTCTGGGTCTTCCCTTCTTCCAGAGAAGCCCCCTGTGgaccttccttctctttccccaaCCGCATACTCACATAATTTCACTCTCCAACTTTTGTCTCCAGCCACTCAATTTTGCAcagtctttttctctcctctccttctttcctctcccctctctctccaattttgggTCAGACTAGCAGCATGTCCCCCAGAAACTGAGGAGGTGGGTACCCCTCCCCAGGGCTCTAGTCCCCAACACCCATATAccaggctggaccaatgggactgCTGTGTCTACATCTCCCCACAACAGCCTGGCTGTTAGGGGTCAGTTCATCAGCCCTTGTGACAGCATAGATGCCCTTCAAGGCCAAAGTTTTGCTGTTTCTCCCTTTTTCTGACTCCATTTGCTGACTCaccagcagaacagcagccatGCCAGGCCACTAAAAACTATATGCCATAATTCAATAATAGGGAAATGATATAAGGATGCAAGTATCTAAAACATTAGGATTTCATTTGATGGTCTCTTAAAATATATTCTCAGTGAATAGAATGATGTATTAAGTATGATGAACAAGTGTCTTGATTATGTATTTGAGTTGATTGGATGACATTTTGTTTTGATCATGCacaccaccccaccacccccaaaAGCAGCCAATCAACCACAACTTTATCCTGCACTTGAAAGTAATAGGACatatcattttgtttgttttggagaaGTTTTGAGTTGAAGGGTACAGCCATTCTCCACTACTACTCCCAAATCTATCAGGAAGTTTCTCTTATAAGATCAGTGTGCCTGTAGCCTATTTCAGAGTGCAATAATTTTTAGCATTTATAATCTTGGAAATGTGGTATTTTATTTACCAGCTCCCAAGCCTTCATACTTGGTTATAGGTATAGCAGTTCTTGTTCTGGTTTCTTATTAAGCCAAACACAAAATTAATACACATTGCTTTACTTCATGTTTCAGGTTGTCCTTCCTTTGCAAGCAAACCCAATACACCTACAGGAATAGGAGGGGTTTTTCCTCCTATGGGATCACCACAGAAACCATCTCCCCAGCCAATGGGAGGTGGCAGCTGGCCACAGGGCCCTGGATTCTCTAGGCCTCAAACACAGACTAAAGCTCAACAAAGCATGCCTCATTCTTCTCCGCAAAATAGACCGAATTATAATGTGAGCTTTTCTGCAATGCCTGGTGCTCAAAATGACCGTGGAAAAGGATCAGGCAGTTCTGGTAACTgaacttttaattttttgaaCTGTATTTTATAACAAATAGTATGTTGCTTGGTAGGCTCCGAAGTGAGATATtttcatggcaaagtctcagtcaACTATAATGTAAGTGGTATGTCTGAAATTAAATCAGATATTCTAACCCTAAGAGTGGCACTACATCAGCCTGTTCCAACCGGACACCCTCCATGGGTTTTGGAAATATAACTCTGCAAATTAAGAATTGTTAACTGGGGATCTAACACATCTAAAGggcttggggaaggctgaattAGAGATTACTGCAGAAATGGTGCTGCTGCTTATAATGATAAGCCAGTATTTAGTTTTGTCTTTTTCCCCAATGACTTGTAAGTCAAGAATGAGCAACTTGCAGGTTTCTGGATTTTAGGTTGCAATTCCTGGTAGTCCTCATTATTGGCAATGTTGGCAAGGGCTGATAGGAATGGAATTTTAACAACATCTGAAGGGCTACATGTTGCCCATTATTTGAAGTGAAAGTCACTGTAAGATATACTACGATGCTACCAGTTTTCCTATCTGCCAATGATATGGTTTACATATAGGGAGCTCTAGTACTTGATAATATTATATTCTACAGTAAATTTCACTAGATGTTGGAGGAGAATAACAAAACCCAGCTGTACCTTTTTACAGCATTATACTTGTTTTGGCTTAAGTTCTGTGGTGCAGTAACTTGATCACACTAGAGAAATACAGTAATCTCTCAAATCAGGAataatatctatttttcttttactgttaaGATTCCAAGCCCAAACTGTCTGCTGATTTTGAGGATCTGTTATCTGGGCAAGGTTTTAATGCTCATAGAGACAAAAAGGGACCCAGAACAATAGCAGAGATGCGAAAAGAAGAAATGGCCAAAGAGATGGATCCTGAAAAGTTAAAAGTAAGCATTGAGATAgtttagaaaattttaaaataaagtttcagaGATATGTTGGGGTGTAATACTAATTATGTATGCCATACATAAATAATGTCAATATTCTATAGCAGCTTCTCAAGATGttttgcactgtttttttttctaatttccaaATGTTAGCATCTGCATGGTGACTGATAATAGAAAAGGGCTAGAGAGCTGAAACTCCATTTTCAAAttcatatttatatactgtatttattccTGGTTCAAGAGAGTAGTTTGAGATTTCCATATGATGAAAtaatcatttctcttttttttcttttggaattttgaaagagTCTATAAGCAATTTCAGTTTAATAGGAATAATTCCATCCTCCTGTTAATGTAAATGTAGTTTAGCAGTTTGATTCAGGACTATATCTCTCTACACAGATCCTTGAATGGAttgaagggaaggagagaaatatAAGAGCATTGTTATCTACCATGCATACAGTGCTATGGGAAGGAGAAACAAAATGGAAACCTGTGAGCATGGCAGATCTTGTAAGTCCAGAACAAGTGAAGAAGGTTTACCGGAAAGCAGTACTTGTTGTTCATCCTGATAAAGTAAGAAACAACATTTTGGGATTCATGTTTTACAAAACTAATACTCTAGTTCTGTGTATTACTGCAGCAACTTCACATACACAAACAACTACACATTGTTGTCACCGTTattactttaaaatgttaaaaacttcAACATGAGTGGGATTCTTGTGATGCACAGGAGATTGTAATGTGTGATTTATCATGATAGTCCTTCATTCATACTAGATCTACATAGCCCGGGAGAAGACTTGAAACTGATTGTGCTattaggagggggaaggagagataTAATTCAAGGTATGAAATACTTATCCAGTAGCAGTCTCAGGGTAACTTGCAATATTTCTctcatcaatattttaaaaagtctaaagATTCCAATAGGCTTGaattaagtaaaaaaaagaaaagaaaaatacgatttcatgtattttaattttcacaatgacttttttttttataaaacgatGTGATTTGTAAAACAAATAGCCCCAGTTTAGGAATAAATACATAATGCACCCCACAGATCACTCAGATTAAGGTCTGATTTTGTGATAAGCAGCATTATTTTTTCCAGCCATATTGGTTGGTAATTGTTAGCTAGGTATAAACATAGCTAAAGATACATTGTAGTCTATATGACAAGTATTTCTCTAGAATAAATGAACATGTACAAAGGGTAACCTATATCAGTTGTGGCATAACAATCCTGCTGTAAAGGAATgcatgcaaaattaattttactgCTGTTTCCTTATTGCTTTGATAAGTAAGACTTTCCTCAGATATTCAAACTTgataaaaatgtgcatttttccACAAATGAGTAATATAGTTTTATGGTTTGGATTTGTTTCAAAAACAAGAACTAGCCCAACTGTCTGCTTCTTTGATGTGGAATAAATCTAAGGGCTTATCTACATCAACATTGGTTGTCCTACTCTTTTTGGAGACCAGAAATAGACAAGGTCACCCTATATTAATCCTCACTCACCTTCACAGTGACCTCAGAGCTCTGCTTCTGAAGTAGACTTTTCCCTGTTGTGTTGCCTGGAAGGCTTCTGTTAGTTTGGGATAGAAGGTTTCAGCTGCTTGCAGGCCAGTCTTGGTACTTCATGGAGTACTTTATGGAGGAAGGGCTTCAGTTGAATCAATGCTTATTATTAGCTCTTGTatcatttagaccagtgtttttcaactctggcaactttaagatgtgtggacttcagctcccagaattccccagccagcacagctgcctgaggaattctgggagctgagtccacacatcttaatgttcccaagattgagaaacacttttAGACCTTCCTGTTACCCTAAGTGAAGCCATACATTGGCAGTATAACTTTTGCCTTGGAAGTCAGATGTTACTGGATCAAACCCTAGCAGAACttttaaatatctatatctatctatctctaattTCTCCTGCAAGCTTCCTAATTCTCCtttggcatgcatgcatgcatgcatgaatacatacatacatacatatacagcatataatacaataaaatgcagttccaCCATTTCACCATTTTCCCCCTCACCTGAAAACCCTTTTACCTCAGGTGACTGGTAAAATGGTAAGACCTAgacttagttaaaaaaaaaaagcccatggaTTAAAATGGATTTGTCCTAAGCAAACACAAATTCTTGTTGGATATCTCTGTGTGAACAACATTCTTTTCAAATAGACGTTTGTGTTTATGAGAcctgttgttttgcttttcttccaggcTACAGGACAGCCATATGAACAGTATGCAAAGATGATTTTTATGGAGCTCAATGATGCCTGGTCAGAATTTGAAAACCAAGGCCAGAAGCCTTTGTATTAGTATTCCTCCTCAGACGTTGCTGTAGATCTGTGCTAGTCCTTGTATTGTTCCTTGCCACATGATTTTCACAGCTGAACTGATGTCTGGCTGGAgatgtaaaaatattaaaacaagccCCAATAAAAAATTTTCTtcatggagaggaaaaaaagagaaggctgATCCTTATGAATTACAGATGCAAAGAGAAAGGAGTTCTTGGGACTGATCTGTAATGTTGTTTCAGATTTAAACAGTCATTCTAGTAAACTGAGATTGTTTGTCTTGGAACAAGTGAGATGAAATGGTCTTTTTGCCATTAGCAAAAGGGACTCTGTAACATTTTGGATGTGGCTTGATCTTGAATGTTTGTATCCAGAACTAACTCTCTCAAACTACATCCTCATTTCATATGCAGTTATTTAAAGTACACTATTTCTCATCCTAATTGGCCCGTGAATTATTTATTATGTTCTGAATATGACAGCTAGGTAACTGGATTATATCTCTGGTAACTTACTGCTGCCTTAAGCGTAGTATTGTATTTCACATTTGAGATTTAAGCAGACATTCTACAGACATAATTGAATTTGGGGTGCATCTTTAAATAATCTATTATATTAAAGCAGAAACCTCTTAAAGATACCAAAATCAGTAGTGTACTGTGTTGACTGCTCTGCACTAATAGAAACTGAGAGTGTGGGTTATATTGCAAGCTTTTAAAATTCCCCGTTGAGATAAATTACCTTCTTACATACAGGTGAACCCTtgacttttccttttatgttctATGTTCTTCTGAAATTTTAATTGAATTCAGTCAAACATCCAACGCTTCCCAGAGCATTTTTGAATGCAACCGAACTACAACACAGGCTCACCTTCTAAGCCTCTGGAAGTAATTTAGTTTGTAACCTAGTCAAATGATGGAATCCTACCTACAAAATATATATTGGCTCAATAAGCAATAACGTACAAAGATCTATGTGGTACCTATGAAGATAAATGTTTTTTCACCTTCTTGCAAAACTAATTTTACATAGTACTtcaacatgtttttctttctgcagagaAACTTGTAATGGCAATTTTATTTAGTGGTATTTCTGAATGAAATCCAGTAGCAGGCAATTATGCACTACTTTTCCTTCTAAACAGTTGTCACTAAGTCAGCTTGCAGGAGCAACCATGTAGACCTGGGCTGAGTATTACTGATCCTGAGGTGACATTTGAAAATGGTATTTCTCATTTACTGAATGTATGGTGGCACTGCAGTCCTGTCACACACTCGAATCTCTTATACAGCATAACTCCTTATAAAGCTGTTCAGTGATAGGTCTAAAAAACACTGGGTGGAGAAAAAATGTCTGTGCTTTCACTAGGAAGCTAGTGGATGAGCAGAAATTTCCACACTCTTTCTTAAAGGGAGGAATTTCAAGGTAATGTGAAAATCTTTATCAATTTAGTGTTTTTAAGACAATCtgtttttctgttctattttctaGTAAGAAACCCTTTTCTGCAGATACAGCATGTCAACCaacctacatttatttttatattaaatgcCATCTTTTTGTTGTATTGATTCATTATTTATTGCCATTTACTGCCAATGTGGAACAAAAACATCAAgttctccttttttatatatacaagacattaaaatgtttgaaaagtGTAACAAACTGGATGTTATTTATTAACATATTATGAAATGTTTTGATCAAGTATGTGCTTGTctattaaaaacattttggaatGTGAATCATGTTCCTGTGAGTTGTTTTACTCTTTTATTTTCACCTGTAGATGCTTATGATGCTGTATATAAATGGATTTAATTCATCTTGCAAACATTTTTTGAAATTACACCAATGACTCGCTTAGTGTatcaagtttattatttttagaagtcCAGCTAAAGTTTACGTGAAACACAAAGGAACCCTTAAGCTTCATCTAGTTCTGAAACATGAAAAACTTACCTAGCTTACGCAGTTCCTCTAACTGCTGTTTTACAATGCATGAAATGGAGGCTACTATGAAACTACTGAAACCAGATAaagttttccccttctttctttttgatgCTATCCGGAAACAACACTTTTATTCAGGTCTATcaacaattctttttttcttttttgtaagtcTGCAGTAAGGCCATTGAACTGTGAATAGTCTAAAAGATCTGTatatattaaaaactttaaagaaCTCAGTCCatttgatttgtatttattcTTTGTAGAATAAAAGGTTCAAGATGTGGACGGATCTTGTACAGATACACAAAATACGACGACATGGAGGTGGTCATCCTGAAtccatttttttaagaaataaggcCAAAGAAGTCTGTGGTGATTTCTTGTTGCAATTTTCTGAACGTACATTCTGGGAAACATCCAGATGCAGgaccacaactagggtctgtgtcacccagggcaaacatggattccgcactcattttggcaccccccccagtgcggcacccagggcacatgccccagttgccccccactagttgcagccctgtccagATGACACTTCCTTTTGCAATCACTCTTTCATGGAATTTTAAAAGATGTCAAAATGATGCCATCTTCTATTTATAGCTTTCCTGTGCTTCCACACTAGTTCTTTGATTATTTTTCCTTATAAGAGAGTATCTGCCTTTGGATTACTTGCACTACTATCAGTGTCCTCTGGGTATGAATGGTTGGAGAAACAATAGACTAAATTGATATGAATAAACTACCAGTTCTTCTTCAGAGCAGTCTAAACCTTGAAATAGTATGCTGTGTGCAAAAAAAAGGTGTTTGTGAAATGAATGGATATCTATTTCTTTTGTTGAAAATGACTGTCACCACCACCCTATTTTATGAAGGGACAAAGTATGTAGACATATGCTGCTGATGTGCTTTTCTTGTCATATGTAGGTGTGGACATTTGAGGCAGGGAAACTTTCACTTGTAAAATGTATGTCATATTCTTATTATAGGGCCAGTGAAAATTCCCAGGGTGAAATAGCCATACCAATGCATGGATGGTGCTGAGAAGTagagcaaaaaatataaaacaggcaTTTATAATTCATGGGTTTATTCTCCCTAGCACCCAATGTTAAGACAGAACCAATGAATGGAAGCTTTACAAGGAGAGATCCAAACTAGAAATAAGGACGAATGTCCTGATTCTCAGAGCCATTAAGAAATGGAACAACCTGCCTCCTTGAAGTAGCCAGTGCTCCATCAGTGGAGATTTTCAAGAGAcagttggacagccatttgttccACACTGAgtagggggctggactagatgaccttcaaggtcccttccaactctatgattctgtgtgtTCACAGAGGATACCCTGTCATCCATAAATGAGTCTCATACTTCGAACTAATGGCACAACCACATGTGGGTCTTCATGCTGCTCTAGAAGTAACTCTGCACCTGTGTGATCTTACGCCActatatgtattatttttattaagctGCAGAAAAAGTTATTCCATTTACAGCTCTGCAGAACTTGATTGGGCCATTTCTCTATTGATGGGGATTTCCTGGGCTCCTGGGCTCAAGGCAGTCTCTCCCTGCTTCTTACAGAGTCATATGCGCTGCTTGTACatgtcctcctcctctcccccacaacaatcctttttcttttaatcacgAAATACGCACCAGGAAATACACAGAtggatttaaaatatgaatagcATCATAAGTGATGCTTCTGCATCTCCTTCCTCTAATAGCAACCacgcttaaaaaaacaaaaaaaacgcCAGGAAATGCACACATGGGTTTACAGTGTAGATGTCAGCTGGAGCACCTTTCAGTCCTTTTCTTTACCCTTCCCTATCACCCTCTCCATCTGGGAAGGAAGAAATGTTGTCATCATGCTTTTCTATGCATTTTGAACATGGGTCAAACTGCTTTTTGAGGAATCAAGACAGTAAAAACTGGGTGTGGGTTTCATTTGCTATGCCATTACAGATTTTTGCAAAGGTGTAATACAAttctaaaaatacagaataatttcTAAATATCGGCAAATACATGGGAGAACGTAAGAATTAAAGTATTCTGTTCTTTAATTTAATAGATCCATGCGTGATTTTTTCAGACAACCTTTCCCACCTCCCGGCAAATTATCCACAAAAACAAATGGCTCTTATAATTAAAAGCGTGCGTAAACGTCGCACGGCTTGTTTGGTTTCCACAGAAGCTCTGAGAAGATTGTAAAGCAATGTCCATAAACAGTTCAGTTTAGGTTGCAAATTCTCCTTTCCTGCTAAAAAGACGCTCAGATAGAAGTCAGACGGCTAGTTCTCAACACGTGGGCTCGGTCGCTCTTTCTCGCGCGGTGAAGAAACAAGAACTTCCTCCTGAGAGAATTCGTGACTCGGATCCtgtatggaggaggaggaggaggaagaggaggaggaaagctggCGCTGTCTGAACATGAAGTAACCCGTCGGTATGCATTTCGCGAAAGAACTCAGTCGACCCCAGGCAGGTCCCCGAAGCGGCGGCGTGCCGTGAACTGAGATCGGTATTTTTGAATATATGTGTTTCCCGTTTTTGTAATGCAACTTCTTCCCGATTCtccgcccccccttttttttcccctgtgggaAGGGGCAGGCTTTAGCAGAGGACCACGTGAAGAGAAGGCGGAAGAAGCGACGTTACACTCCGCCTCCTTTGCCTCGAAGTCCGGAAAGCGATCCAAGGCGTGAAAATCGCCCCTTCGAGGAAGTGGGCATGGCGGGGATCAAAGGTATGAGTTCTTGCCCCCCCTCTCCGTGAGGGATTGTCTTCACGAAATCGGATAGTTCGACTTTCCCATCCTAGCGACCGGTGCTGTGGCAACCGCATCTCTTCCCCAGGAGATCCAGGAtcccatctctttctctccccgTCTTCTTGCTGGCTACCCAAGCTCTTTTTAGTTTGGACGGCTCGACCCCTTTTGTATTCTGCTGTTGGCTAGTAGTGTCGCTTTCTCCTGTGACCTGCCTGGGGTTTGTTTCCTGAAGGaaatgtgagttccacaagaAGATGTCAAAGAAAGGAGGAGCCTGTCGTGCTTATTCAGCAAAGGTTCACTGGCAGGTGCAATCTGGACCTTTAGGGCGCCAGGCAGTGTTCTTGTCCAAACCTGTAGAAGCAATCTGACCACTCCCTTGCATCATCTCAGCAGATTTGGGTATCTTTCCTAGTAGGTTTCTTGAAACCACCAAGACCAGTGTGTCCTATTTCAGTTCCCCTTTGTTGAACTGTGCCTGTTCAGTCTGGTGTAATTAAAGATTCAAATCAAAATCTGGTAACAGACACTACCAATCCTGAAGGGTTAGGGTTTTGAAAGCAGCATCAAAGTTTGCTCCTTTGGAACCTCAACTTTAGTGCGTTAGGAGGTGACATTTGTAAGTGAAATATGAGGTCACTTTATATGGCCAAGTTAACTACTACGCATCTTTTATCTCTCTGCTTACACCTTCCATGATGTGTGctacaattatttttaaggatTTCAGCAGCCAGATAgtgattttataattatatttgtgAAAGttagtttattaaaattaaacaacTGAGTGACGTTCTTTTTATTTCCACTTTTGCAGCCTTGGTTGGCTTATCATTCACCGGAGTCATTGGTTTGACGTTTCTTATGTTGGGATGTGCCTTAGAAACTTATGGGTAAGCGCATGTTACTTTGAGTAATACAGTGTCAGTACTGTGTTATCAGATATTAATTCTGAGGACATTTACTTGGCATAAAAATCTGTAAATGTGGTAGGGGAATTTAATTTGAGTATTTTTGTGTTGCTGAAACATGGTCATTAGAAGAACTAGATGTGGGATTAATAGTTGGGAATGGTATGAAAGGAGAGGAAAACTGAAGTGGTTTGGCAAAAATGTACCCAAAAAGTCACTGATTgaataaatgtgtatgtgtgtggaccAAAAAAGTGGTATGGAGGAAGCAACAGAAAGTGACTTGTATATTTATCACACGTGATAGGATGCATACATATGTGAATGTATGCAGCTgtgtttctgtatatgacaaaatAAGTTGATACTgcataaacatttatttcaaactGCCTTAATCTCCTGTTCTCTATCATTCTGCAGTACCTACTGGCCATtatttgttttgatattttatGCCATATGCCCTATTCCTCACTTTATTGCAACAAGAGTAAGTGAGGATACAGATGCGGCAAGCAGCACTTGTAAGGAACTGGCATATTTCTTTACAACTGGAATTGTGGTTTCTGCTTTTGGACTTCCTATCATTCTTGCACGTATTGAAGTGGTAAGTCCTATAGCAAGACAATGTAAGTTAAGGTGTGTATCCACAGAGTTCTTGCTCTGTGGAAGGATTCTTAACAAAGAAGTAATCCAATGATTTCTGCTAATTAACACTTTTATAACATCGTTATTGAAAAACATTGTATACCAGATTCTGGGTGATACAATAGGAGGAAGCTGCTTCAGGCGCTCACTTCATAAGTGCCATGAGGAtctacataaataagaaaaagggttgatagagaaaaaaatgacttcatattttaaattatattgctGAGTTCATATACTGCACTAAATTGTGATTTCACAAATCACAGCTGATTAGGTACACTGTCATGCTAAGCTGTAAATCATGGTTTGGAAGTGATAATGGCTGGGTTAGCAATCAGTACATTTTATTAAGGTCCCAGACCAATGCCAAAGATTACAAGATTTTGTAAACTCggtatcaaataaaataatatacagtaataacAGGGAAGAACACTAACTTTTTATCTTCCTattctttctgctgctgcttgtAACACTGCCATGTCTGGCAAACTGCCAAACAGAATTTTGCTATTTGCCATGACACTTTAGAACTTTATCTGCAAGTAAAAGTTCATATAAAAGTTGTCCAACTTTTTGTATTAAGGAGGTGCCACAGATAATGGCTATAGA encodes:
- the LEPROT gene encoding leptin receptor gene-related protein, which encodes MAGIKALVGLSFTGVIGLTFLMLGCALETYGTYWPLFVLIFYAICPIPHFIATRVSEDTDAASSTCKELAYFFTTGIVVSAFGLPIILARIEVIKWGACGLVLAGNAVIFLTVLGFFVLFGRGDDFTWEQW